Below is a genomic region from Ascaphus truei isolate aAscTru1 chromosome 5, aAscTru1.hap1, whole genome shotgun sequence.
cttatatcgcgatgcaagcgtggctcccagttTTCGTTTTTATGagtactttacaacacgattattgctatcttaaatacattattgtacaatgcatacaattgtacattatttataacgcgatccgcttataacgcaatgttattctttggaccccaagcacagtgttataagggggttgagctgtaggaatttagaccagggtaatgcagttgatgtggtctacatagattttgcaaaggcttttgatacggttccacacaagaggttagtgtacaaaataaagcaaactggacacagtaaaaatatttgcacctggattaaagactggttgaaggatagaaaacagagagttgtaataaatggaacttttttaaGTTGGGCTAAAGTTATGAGTGGAGTACATCAgtgatcggtactgggactcctgctttttaacttgtttatcaatgaccttgaggttggcatagagagcaaagtctccatctttgctgatgacactaagttgtgtaaggtacagatgcagcggccattattcgaacatttcacggagccgttttcgtgtggtCTGCTGTATTCCAGCGGCCAATCatttatcgcagttgctttgtttgaatttcatggattctgtttctttgggtgcaattctttgcgtatccgtggcagaaatgaatgaattgtaatctgtacagtactgttctactgtgtcaatttcaggtgtttaaaaaccagaacactaaaatgaaaTTTTCTGTacttgcgtcttaaggcggtaagattggaagaaatcatgcgccatgacgtgggtattccaaggtatacaacgcgtgaaatgttcgaataacggccgctgcatctgtagtagaaTCAAAGAGGGATGTAATTTCCCTCCAGACGggcttggatagactggaaacttgggcaggtaaatggtacatgaggtttaatacagataaatggaaGGTTATGCATTtcggaaacaagaataaataggcaatatacaaattaaatggggataaattaggggaatccttgatggagaaggatttaggagtgcttgtagacagcaggtgtagcaatagtgcccaaagccatgcagtagctgcaaaggcaaacaagatcttatcttgcattaaatgggcaatggatggaagaaaAGTAAACATCATGATGCCCCTTTATAATGCattagtaataccacacaccttgaatatggagtacaattttgggcaccattccgtagaaaagacattatggaactagagtgcatagaagagccaccaaattaataaaggggatggacaatctggcTTATGAGGAGAGGATTTTGTCTTTGCTAATGGTGATGGAGCGCTGGCCACGtggcggtggttcagccaatgagggcgaaccggctGCGTGAAGTCGTGGCCGGGCCCCCCCACGCCTCCCCATTGCATGCTGCTTGGATCCCACCAGGTCGCGCTGCTGCTGGGAACGAGTGCCGCCAGGCACCCCGCCGTGCACACTGGGGCCACagactaagaggggatatgataactatatacatatatatttgggaACAGtacaagctttcaaaagaactactcatcccaagggcagtataaaggacatagggtcatcccttaaggttgggggaaaggagatttcacctgcaacaaaggaaagggttctttacagtaagggcagttaaaatgtggaattcattacccatggagactgtgatggcagatacaaaagatttgttaaaaaaaggttggtcaTCTTTTTAGAAACAAAAGGTGAACAGAGATATACCATATAAGTAAAAGGGAAACATGTTGATAAAGgaagggagtaatccgattgccaattattcGAGTCAggaagaatttatttttcccatgatgtgatatcattggatgatatttcactgggttttttgtttgccttcctctggattaatatactgtaagtacggatataggataaagtatctatcgTCCATATTtattataggttgaacttgatggacgcatcttttttcaaccttatctactgtGCAACTATAGGCTTTTTTCACCTGAGGAATTTGcgctttttgtgttttatttgtagggGGTTATGTTATATATTAACATAATTGCAATCCCATTCAATCCATTGGCAGCCTCAGGCATCAGAGGGGTTAAATAATTTTCGGTCATAGGGTTGCGTACGAAATCCCACCCCTGTATGTAAATTATATGAATATCGCAACCCATTTACAGTATAAATTAATAATTCTTTATGAATGCGGCAGTAAtgaaaaaaagtttttattaaaTATTGCAGTGACCCAATTCCTAATAACTCCAAAACATTAGAGCTGCAACATAAACCATTGGTGTATCCAGCTGCAACGAGATTTATAATGAAGACAGGAAAATAGGCAGACTAGGAAGCACAAATCGTTCTTATCAGCTATCAACTTGTATATTTCTAAATCCCAGCAGGATCGGAGGGATTTGGTTCAGGGCTCAGATTCAGCATGGGGCAAAACGTGAAATCTCGAAACTCGTagtaaaaaaaaccccaaaacaaacagcaccagattgattGTTGTGAGGGGAAAGTTAATGACTGTTTCTTTGCAGGATGAAAGTCTGTGGGATGCTCAGCTTCCTCTTCCTACTTTTGTCCTCTGAGGTCAGTCATGCTCAGCACTGGTCCTATGGGCTACGGCCAGGAGGAAAAAGGGACTCGGAAAACCTCCAGGACCCGTATCCTGAGGTAAAGACACAGGAATACTCATCTATAAAATGTAATTGGGTCACCCaaaaggggagggaagagactatggaacaggaggagtacacggagcgcaagaactcctctcgtgTGTGAATGGTAGttcacaggaatcagatcaacatgtattaaaagaaaagagaaaagatcatggtacaatacagtttaataaacaaaatatccttagagcagtgagctccagtacactcacatgctccacgatCATAAAAGGCAGTGTAACCAATTCAGGGTTAGGAGCGACGCCAGcaatacagcacacacagctacacacgaATCCTCTGGGTAGGATCAGTCTCATCCGCATCCgaacagcgtctgacgtcacgggaCTTCCTCGGCTCTCCTCCAATAGTAAGGGAGGTAGCAGGCTACGGAGTCAGCGTCAGCGTTGAGGTCTTTACAGCGGGAGAACAGCTGGTTCACAGAAAACGGCAAAAGGCTCCACACTGCTCCACACAGCTCACGAATCACTGCTCTAAggattttttgtttattaaactgtattgtaccatgatcttttctcttttcttttaatacatgttgatctgattcctgtgaaCTACCATTCACCAacgagaggagttcttgcgctctgTGTACTCCTCCTGTTGTCTATTGAGGGATTGTGAAATTCCtcacaccagcagcatctcctcttggtgatatcattttttgtgatttatttGTGATATATTATTGGGTTTGCGCTTACCTTCTCCTGCACCAGAGACTCTCTGGACCCTTCTGTTTGTCACAGTGTCACCGTGGAGTGAGACATACATGGACTCTTCTGTCCATGTAACCCTAGGTGGGGGAGGGCGGGTGGGGGATTAGAGGAGGGTGTaggtaataaataaaaaaagcaaaATGAATGTTTCTTCCCTCATTCAGGTTCCAAATGAAGTTTCCTTGTTCACAGAACCGCAACGTTTGGAGTGTTTGATACCCCAGAGCAGGCTCAGCATCTTCAAGGGGGCTCTGGTAAGTGGCAGCCAGCTTGTAATTGTGCTCCAGGTTTCCTGGGGTGACATACAATGAGATCTAACCCTTCCAAAGTTGGAATAATTATTAACTTCTATACTCTCTAGCtgagtgtttttcaaccagggttctccAGTAATGATGGGCACTTTTTTCCCTGCGGATTTGGATCTGCTTCGGATCGTCCAGGtacctttggtctgcggattttcctggatcagtctcaaaaaggcaaa
It encodes:
- the GNRH1 gene encoding progonadoliberin-1, with amino-acid sequence MLSFLFLLLSSEVSHAQHWSYGLRPGGKRDSENLQDPYPEVPNEVSLFTEPQRLECLIPQSRLSIFKGALTSWLEGENARKKI